From one Neofelis nebulosa isolate mNeoNeb1 chromosome 4, mNeoNeb1.pri, whole genome shotgun sequence genomic stretch:
- the FZR1 gene encoding fizzy-related protein homolog isoform X1 — MDQDYERRLLRQIVVQNENTMPCVAEMRRTLTPANSPVSSPSKHGDRFIPSRAGANWSVNFHRINENEKSPSQNRKAKDATSDNGKDGLAYSALLKNELLGAGIEKVQDPQTEDRRLQPSTPEKKGLFTYSLSTKRSSPDDGNDVSPYSLSPVSNKSQKLLRSPRKPTRKISKIPFKVLDAPELQDDFYLNLVDWSSLNVLSVGLGTCVYLWSACTSQVTRLCDLSVEGDSVTSVGWSERGNLVAVGTHKGFVQIWDAAAGKKLSMLEGHTARVGALAWNADQLSSGSRDRMILQRDIRTPPLQSERRLQGHRQEVCGLKWSTDHQLLASGGNDNKLLVWNHSSLSPVQQYTEHLAAVKAIAWSPHQHGLLASGGGTADRCIRFWNTLTGQPLQCIDTGSQVCNLAWSKHANELVSTHGYSQNQILVWKYPSLTQVAKLTGHSYRVLYLAMSPDGEAIVTGAGDETLRFWNVFSKTRSTKVKWESVSVLNLFTRIR, encoded by the exons ATGGACCAGGACTACGAGCGGCGCCTCCTCCGGCAGATCGTCGTTCAGAACGAGAACACGATGCCCTGC GTCGCAGAGATGCGGCGAACCCTGACGCCCGCCAACTCTCCCGTGTCCTCCCCCAGCAAGCACGGAGACCGCTTCATCCCCTCGAGAGCCGGTGCCAACTGGAGCGTGAATTTCCACAGGATCAAT GAGAATGAGAAGTCTCCCAGCCAAAATCGGAAAGCCAAGGACGCCACCTCAGACAACGGCAAAG ATGGCCTGGCCTACTCCGCCTTGCTGAAGAACGAGCTGCTGGGAGCCGGCATCGAGAAGGTGCAGGACCCGCAGACGGAGGACCGAAGGCTGCAGCCCTCCACGCCTGAGAAGAAGGGCCTGTTCACG tATTCCCTCAGCACCAAGCGCTCCAGCCCCGACGATGGCAACGATGTGTCTCCCTACTCCTTGTCCCCCGTTAGCAACAAGAG TCAGAAGCTACTGCGGTCGCCACGGAAACCCACCCGCAAGATCTCCAAGATCCCCTTCAAGGTCCTGGATGCGCCAGAGCTGCAGGACGACTTCTACCTGAACCTGGTGGACTGGTCGTCCCTCAATGTGCTCAGCGTGGGGCTGGGGACCTGCGTGTACCTGTGGAGCGCCTGCACCAGCCAG GTGACCCGGCTCTGTGACCTCTCGGTGGAAGGGGACTCGGTGACCTCCGTGGGCTGGTCCGAACGG GGGAACCTGGTGGCCGTTGGCACGCACAAGGGCTTTGTGCAGATCTGGGACGCAGCTGCAGGAAAGAAGCTGTCCATGCTGGAAGGCCACACGGCACGCGTTG GGGCGCTGGCCTGGAACGCTGACCAGCTCTCGTCCGGGAGCCGGGACCGCATGATCCTGCAGAGGGACATCCGGACCCCGCCCCTGCAGTCAGAGCGGCGGCTGCAGGGCCACCGGCAGGAGGTGTGTGGGCTCAAGTGGTCCACGGACCACCAGCTCCTCGCCTCGGGGGGCAACGACAACAAG CTGCTGGTCTGGAACCACTCGAGCCTGAGCCCCGTGCAGCAGTACACGGAGCACCTGGCGGCCGTGAAGGCCATCGCCTGGTCCCCACACCAGCACGGGCTGCTGGCGTCTGGCGGTGGCACGGCTGATCGCTGCATCCGCTTCTGGAACACGCTCACGGGGCAGCCGCTGCAGTGCATTGACACGGGCTCCCAGGTGTGCAACCTCGCCTGGTCCAAGCACGCCAACGAGCTG GTGAGCACGCACGGCTACTCGCAGAACCAGATCCTGGTGTGGAAGTACCCGTCCCTGACCCAGGTGGCAAAGCTGACCGGGCACTCGTACAGGGTCCTGTACCTG GCCATGTCCCCTGATGGAGAGGCCATAGTCACTGGTGCTGGGGATGAAACCCTGAGGTTCTGGAACGTCTTTAGCAAAACCCGTTCGACAAAGGTAAAGTGG GAGTCCGTGTCAGTGCTCAACCTCTTCACCAGGATCCGGTAA
- the FZR1 gene encoding fizzy-related protein homolog isoform X2, translated as MDQDYERRLLRQIVVQNENTMPCVAEMRRTLTPANSPVSSPSKHGDRFIPSRAGANWSVNFHRINENEKSPSQNRKAKDATSDNGKDGLAYSALLKNELLGAGIEKVQDPQTEDRRLQPSTPEKKGLFTYSLSTKRSSPDDGNDVSPYSLSPVSNKSQKLLRSPRKPTRKISKIPFKVLDAPELQDDFYLNLVDWSSLNVLSVGLGTCVYLWSACTSQVTRLCDLSVEGDSVTSVGWSERGNLVAVGTHKGFVQIWDAAAGKKLSMLEGHTARVGALAWNADQLSSGSRDRMILQRDIRTPPLQSERRLQGHRQEVCGLKWSTDHQLLASGGNDNKLLVWNHSSLSPVQQYTEHLAAVKAIAWSPHQHGLLASGGGTADRCIRFWNTLTGQPLQCIDTGSQVCNLAWSKHANELVSTHGYSQNQILVWKYPSLTQVAKLTGHSYRVLYLAMSPDGEAIVTGAGDETLRFWNVFSKTRSTKESVSVLNLFTRIR; from the exons ATGGACCAGGACTACGAGCGGCGCCTCCTCCGGCAGATCGTCGTTCAGAACGAGAACACGATGCCCTGC GTCGCAGAGATGCGGCGAACCCTGACGCCCGCCAACTCTCCCGTGTCCTCCCCCAGCAAGCACGGAGACCGCTTCATCCCCTCGAGAGCCGGTGCCAACTGGAGCGTGAATTTCCACAGGATCAAT GAGAATGAGAAGTCTCCCAGCCAAAATCGGAAAGCCAAGGACGCCACCTCAGACAACGGCAAAG ATGGCCTGGCCTACTCCGCCTTGCTGAAGAACGAGCTGCTGGGAGCCGGCATCGAGAAGGTGCAGGACCCGCAGACGGAGGACCGAAGGCTGCAGCCCTCCACGCCTGAGAAGAAGGGCCTGTTCACG tATTCCCTCAGCACCAAGCGCTCCAGCCCCGACGATGGCAACGATGTGTCTCCCTACTCCTTGTCCCCCGTTAGCAACAAGAG TCAGAAGCTACTGCGGTCGCCACGGAAACCCACCCGCAAGATCTCCAAGATCCCCTTCAAGGTCCTGGATGCGCCAGAGCTGCAGGACGACTTCTACCTGAACCTGGTGGACTGGTCGTCCCTCAATGTGCTCAGCGTGGGGCTGGGGACCTGCGTGTACCTGTGGAGCGCCTGCACCAGCCAG GTGACCCGGCTCTGTGACCTCTCGGTGGAAGGGGACTCGGTGACCTCCGTGGGCTGGTCCGAACGG GGGAACCTGGTGGCCGTTGGCACGCACAAGGGCTTTGTGCAGATCTGGGACGCAGCTGCAGGAAAGAAGCTGTCCATGCTGGAAGGCCACACGGCACGCGTTG GGGCGCTGGCCTGGAACGCTGACCAGCTCTCGTCCGGGAGCCGGGACCGCATGATCCTGCAGAGGGACATCCGGACCCCGCCCCTGCAGTCAGAGCGGCGGCTGCAGGGCCACCGGCAGGAGGTGTGTGGGCTCAAGTGGTCCACGGACCACCAGCTCCTCGCCTCGGGGGGCAACGACAACAAG CTGCTGGTCTGGAACCACTCGAGCCTGAGCCCCGTGCAGCAGTACACGGAGCACCTGGCGGCCGTGAAGGCCATCGCCTGGTCCCCACACCAGCACGGGCTGCTGGCGTCTGGCGGTGGCACGGCTGATCGCTGCATCCGCTTCTGGAACACGCTCACGGGGCAGCCGCTGCAGTGCATTGACACGGGCTCCCAGGTGTGCAACCTCGCCTGGTCCAAGCACGCCAACGAGCTG GTGAGCACGCACGGCTACTCGCAGAACCAGATCCTGGTGTGGAAGTACCCGTCCCTGACCCAGGTGGCAAAGCTGACCGGGCACTCGTACAGGGTCCTGTACCTG GCCATGTCCCCTGATGGAGAGGCCATAGTCACTGGTGCTGGGGATGAAACCCTGAGGTTCTGGAACGTCTTTAGCAAAACCCGTTCGACAAAG GAGTCCGTGTCAGTGCTCAACCTCTTCACCAGGATCCGGTAA